The following coding sequences are from one Augochlora pura isolate Apur16 chromosome 6, APUR_v2.2.1, whole genome shotgun sequence window:
- the Mesr4 gene encoding misexpression suppressor of ras 4, with the protein MEDEDGESKVVDMWNILGEQPLKDTSLGNSFKSSVDSAYSDAIEEEKKQLLRYNSIVSKESPGKNNSPGSKIVFKGFKKRILAQAQETQTNTSKSIVQESHLTHSNALSKSSKEKKAEIKRGKITEYAQYLGLQPSLKNKCLKCHSSSNLCSVLKQNLCTCNSTMTPMPSTSEASAVTHSPNFKITRKVYLCAACGTYFENWNLFLHMRDIHKRHICLFCLGMFGQAERLSYHLTKNHSVPEMAFTSVEDFYGAFKGSCYLVCCTCEKVFSETDNFYNHFCSPASKQDVTASICTLCRQTGSHASTCSLAADTSKEVNSAVSPLTQTGVVPTHILDRTVNTGNKFVMRKSIKNNRSKHIEDGVVIHQKVHTYIKKTSNKTGSQLNESPPFSDITNSGENSQNEVHNVIKDTVSETIMEVSKCVEDSYEDKEETSEREVPQNDFETNSSTNVTSHNKPYDSVIETIMEVSRCTDNVPDSRLSPGKEDTNDLNDTPDTSDKVESDSDEADKHDTEISNTTIESNSRTNEFDMDHQEVGKSIDEDKTIEAAIETKTDSGSQTLESSVHSPVNRSLFSPQHELHTSDSQAKEDGSKIEAKANIEKTIESQTSVSFNAVPSSDRSLVIKICTNRNSQFSVASNNDDVENHDTSKESEENNNAESPLMEDKASNVLETERDNNNSDQVNDGDSDSDSLKLAVVDRDPDEIEEAEETDEVNTSEVKSNSNMDIEENERQADDAVTDETTAELDTTVKQEAAKEVNNTNDGEINNVQTQVQPSDGIMLAGEDVPSIDLNVDGILDSIEIENLLKQCIEAASPICVYCNHARHIAVNGKQLGLHMLAEHKFHPQHPAIIIQPEQFIARVKKSLDELDFHFFNLDSYSSITGTYNVPDVRTYECFHCRFHSAVHKELYLHNRKMHQKTILICIMCKSTFYSYSELLCHLCPGTYSPNINVKYRCCLCPMGSLPSAFRLMVHLRKKHHACDVCLESTGNQQRLSNHVWKHKLHHLCYRCGIAYRNKPDITKHLFWKHGTESVLCKKCLQKKWPHIYHFCIPPTAFVCEECGSSFSRAVALKVHKRLHSGDRPYTCNECSERFISRKLLTKHEDAHKEPPISTNSTDSLNEQLATNEEKSDKEKIVMADSIDTASDSTKELKDPVKKVVDVYDLPPLNLSSESDTDSEEEKVEIKDPKETETAKPIAVETAASPAEPKSASPVLAADSIVEVEQNDEEKEQGAQIMDGIWDNFRTYTASLQMKEPGSDLPVKEQEQETDMEYLRSIILADHDYCVVWSNKEKEEEEGGGGGGGAGSKVEEKEAVNSSGDQESASKVEKSPSGSNVAHNVAETETEADANRKKSKSPKKKKQNGSATSSDSSSDSDSSSCSCGTNCSCSSSSSGSSSSSSSSSDSDSSTSDGSPKKQSSRKERKKEKEAVQESESANVDVENKVTAEMENGEPAISVDPVCPPQLLLRESDLETDETETDEDFYDEHPQQLANKLLAEKRNQLLLLAAVAPASTESAIPLNNGLADADADAEADTAIPSPDPAPSTAEDHPQQKRKVKTKKRKKGERAKQRNAAAAAAAASTPAVESIKLNIPKAFYQKNPGFSASSPAIMQQGMASAPSIIVNEAHPMTAIVESQTIGGGRLGQNVSGSGSETENKRSSKRKRVPKRFYGDSSDEEVEKQPTMKWRKVETASFAPAPGLKPLPPRLSFGGKTVAYRPAESQQESLRIATASATESEEPAESSSDSSDTEVEASQQIQTHLPESNPPIPERPVNLYCYCQCPYDEVSEMIACDGEDCRIEWFHFECVGIMVPPKGKWYCPDCRKKHGIVPNEDYFD; encoded by the coding sequence ATGGAAGATGAGGATGGTGAAAGTAAAGTTGTGGATATGTGGAATATTTTGGGAGAACAGCCACTTAAGGATACTTCGCTTGGAAATTCATTCAAGTCTTCTGTCGATAGCGCGTACAGTGATGCtatagaagaagaaaaaaaacaattgttaCGATACAATTCGATTGTGTCTAAAGAATCACCAGGAAAGAATAACAGTCCAGGATCAAAGATTGTGTTTAAAGGTTTTAAGAAGCGTATTTTGGCACAAGCTCAAGAAACGCAGACAAATACATCAAAAAGTATAGTGCAGGAATCACATTTGACACATTCTAATGCATTGTCAAAGAGtagcaaagaaaaaaaggcaGAAATCAAGAGAggaaaaataacagaatatgCACAATATTTAGGTTTGCAACCTTCATTAAAGAATAAGTGTTTAAAGTGTCACTCGTCGTCAAATTTGTGCTctgtattaaaacaaaatttgtgcACTTGCAATTCCACGATGACACCAATGCCCAGCACATCGGAAGCATCCGCGGTGACGCATTCTCCCAACTTcaaaattacaagaaaagtttatttatgcGCAGCGTGTGGCACTTACTttgaaaattggaatttatttttacacatgAGAGACATACACAAACGTCATATATGTTTGTTCTGTCTTGGAATGTTTGGTCAAGCAGAAAGGCTGTCGTACCACTTAACTAAAAATCATAGTGTTCCAGAAATGGCGTTTACATCGGTTGAAGATTTTTATGGTGCTTTTAAAGGGTCATGTTATTTAGTTTGTTGTACTTGTGAAAAGGTTTTCTCAGAAAcggataatttttacaatcacTTTTGTTCACCAGCATCGAAACAAGATGTAACTGCATCTATATGTACATTGTGTAGGCAGACAGGTTCGCATGCAAGTACATGCAGTTTAGCAGCTGATACAAGCAAAGAAGTAAATTCTGCTGTATCACCTCTTACACAAACAGGTGTGGTACCGACACACATACTTGACAGGACTGTGAATActggaaataaatttgttatgagaaaatcaataaaaaataataggtCTAAACATATAGAAGATGGTGTGGTTATTCATCAAAAAGTGCATACGTACATAAAAAAGACTAGTAATAAAACTGGGTCTCAATTAAACGAAAGTCCACCTTTTAGTGATATTACAAATAGTGGTGAAAATTCACAAAATGAAGTTCACAATGTAATTAAAGATACTGTTTCAGAGACAATAATGGAAGTCTCAAAATGTGTTGAAGATTCGTACGAagataaagaagaaacaagCGAAAGGGAGGTTCctcaaaatgattttgaaacaaaCTCGTCGACCAATGTAACCAGCCATAACAAGCCATACGATAGCGTAATAGAAACTATCATGGAAGTGTCACGTTGTACAGACAACGTGCCAGATTCGAGATTATCTCCTGGAAAAGAAGATACAAACGACTTAAACGATACGCCAGATACATCCGATAAGGTAGAATCAGATTCTGACGAAGCCGACAAACATGATacagaaatttcaaatacaaCAATTGAAAGTAATAGCAGAACAAATGAATTTGATATGGATCACCAAGAAGTAGGTAAATCTATAGATGAAGATAAAACAATAGAGGCTGCAATAGAAACAAAAACAGATTCAGGTTCACAAACGCTGGAAAGTTCTGTTCACAGTCCTGTTAATCGGTCACTGTTTAGTCCGCAACACGAATTGCATACATCGGATTCACAAGCTAAAGAGGACGGTAGTAAAATTGAAGCAAAAGCGAACATTGAGAAAACCATCGAATCCCAAACTTCAGTGTCGTTCAATGCTGTTCCTTCTTCCGATAGAAgtttagttataaaaatatgtaccaACCGAAATTCTCAGTTTTCTGTTGCAAGTAATAACGATGACGTGGAAAATCATGATACCAGCAAAGAATCggaggaaaataataatgctgAGAGTCCATTAATGGAAGATAAAGCATCTAATGTTCTTGAGACAGAAAgggataataataacagtgatCAGGTCAACGATGGCGACAGCGATTCCGATAGTTTAAAGTTAGCAGTGGTGGACCGTGATCCTGACGAGATCGAAGAAGCCGAAGAAACTGATGAAGTAAATACGTCGGAAGTTAAAAGCAATTCGAATATGGATATAGAGGAAAATGAAAGGCAAGCCGATGATGCAGTTACCGATGAAACGACGGCCGAGCTAGATACAACTGTGAAACAAGAGGCTGCTAAAGAagttaataatacaaatgatGGCGAGATAAATAACGTACAAACTCAAGTGCAGCCAAGCGATGGAATCATGCTGGCTGGAGAGGATGTTCCTTCCATCGATCTTAACGTCGATGGGATACTGGACAGTATAGAGATAGAAAATCTTTTGAAACAGTGCATAGAAGCAGCCAGTCCGATCTGCGTGTATTGCAATCATGCACGCCACATAGCGGTGAATGGTAAACAATTAGGATTGCACATGCTCGCAGAACACAAATTTCATCCTCAGCATCCTGCTATAATAATCCAACCGGAACAGTTTATCGCTAGAGTAAAAAAGTCCCTGGACGAATTAGATTTCCATTTCTTTAATCTAGATTCTTATAGTAGCATCACCGGTACCTATAATGTTCCAGACGTACGAACGTACGAGTGCTTTCACTGTAGATTTCATTCTGCCGTACACAAAGAACTCTATTTGCATAATCGAAAAATGCATCAAAAGACAatcttaatttgtataatgtGTAAATCTACTTTCTACAGTTATAGCGAATTACTTTGTCACCTATGCCCCGGCACGTATTCGCCGAATATTAATGTCAAGTATAGATGTTGTCTCTGTCCTATGGGGAGCTTACCATCTGCGTTCAGACTGATGGTACATCTGCGGAAAAAGCATCACGCGTGCGACGTCTGTTTAGAATCTACCGGGAATCAACAGCGTCTCTCGAATCACGTGTGGAAGCACAAGTTACACCATTTATGTTATAGATGTGGCATCGCGTATAGGAACAAACCAGACATtacgaaacatttattttggaAGCATGGAACGGAGAGTGTGCtgtgtaaaaaatgtttgcaaaagAAATGGCCACATATTTATCATTTCTGCATACCACCCACTGCTTTTGTCTGCGAGGAATGTGGATCCAGTTTTTCCAGAGCCGTTGCTTTGAAGGTACACAAAAGGCTACACTCTGGAGATAGGCCGTACACTTGCAACGAATGCTCCGAGAGGtttatttctcgaaaattattgACCAAGCACGAAGATGCTCATAAAGAACCACCGATTAGCACAAATTCGACGGATTCGCTGAATGAACAATTGGCAACTAACGAAGAAAAATCCGACaaagagaaaattgttatggCCGACAGTATTGATACCGCATCCGATTCTACAAAAGAACTTAAGGATCCCGTGAAGAAGGTCGTCGACGTCTACGACCTACCGCCCTTGAATCTTTCCTCTGAGAGCGACACAGACTCGGAAGAGGAGAAGGTTGAAATCAAAGATCCCAAAGAGACTGAAACCGCTAAACCAATAGCGGTAGAAACCGCAGCTTCTCCCGCAGAACCAAAATCCGCTTCTCCCGTGCTCGCTGCAGATAGTATAGTGGAGGTTGAGCAGAACGACGAAGAGAAGGAACAGGGTGCACAAATAATGGACGGCATTTGGGACAATTTCAGAACATACACAGCTAGTTTGCAGATGAAAGAGCCGGGTAGCGATCTTCCAGTAAAAGAACAGGAACAAGAgactgatatggaatatttgaGGAGTATAATATTGGCCGATCACGATTACTGCGTGGTGTGGtcgaacaaagaaaaagaagaagaagaaggaggaggaggaggaggaggagcaggGTCTAAAGTAGAGGAGAAGGAAGCGGTGAACTCGAGCGGGGACCAAGAATCGGCGAGCAAAGTAGAAAAAAGCCCATCCGGCAGCAATGTTGCGCATAACGTTGccgagaccgagaccgagGCCGATGCGAACAGAAAGAAGTCGAAGAGtccgaagaagaagaaacagaaCGGCAGCGCGACGTCGAGCGACTCTTCCAGCGACAGCGACTCCAGTAGCTGCTCCTGTGGGACCAACTGCAGCTGCAGCAGTTCCTCGTCCGGTAGCTCGTCCAGCTCCAGTAGTAGTTCCGACTCGGACAGTTCGACTTCGGACGGTTCGCCAAAGAAGCAGTCGAGTCGCAAGGAAcgaaaaaaggagaaggaaGCGGTTCAGGAATCGGAGTCCGCGAACGTCGACGTGGAGAACAAAGTAACCGCGGAGATGGAGAACGGGGAACCAGCGATTTCGGTGGATCCGGTTTGCCCGCCTCAGCTGTTGCTGAGAGAGTCCGATCTGGAGACCGACGAGACTGAGACGGACGAGGATTTCTACGACGAGCATCCGCAGCAGCTGGCGAACAAGCTGCTCGCCGAGAAGAGGAATCAGTTGCTGCTTCTGGCAGCGGTTGCCCCGGCGTCCACAGAGTCTGCAATCCCGTTGAACAACGGTTTggcggacgcggacgcggacgcggaagCGGACACCGCGATACCTTCCCCGGACCCCGCCCCGAGTACCGCGGAGGACCATCCCCAGCAGAAGAGGAAGGTCAAAACGAAGAAACGGAAAAAAGGGGAAAGGGCGAAGCAGCgcaacgcggcggcggcagcggcggcggcctcCACTCCGGCTGTGGAGTCTATCAAATTAAACATTCCTAAAGCGTTTTACCAAAAGAACCCAGGCTTCTCGGCCTCGTCGCCGGCGATAATGCAGCAGGGCATGGCGTCAGCGCCGAGCATAATCGTGAACGAGGCGCACCCGATGACCGCGATCGTCGAGTCTCAAACGATAGGAGGGGGGAGGCTGGGTCAGAACGTCAGCGGCAGCGGTTCCGAGACGGAGAACAAACGGTCGTCGAAGCGAAAGAGGGTGCCGAAGCGGTTTTACGGTGACTCCAGTGACGAGGAG